The following coding sequences lie in one Vicugna pacos chromosome 5, VicPac4, whole genome shotgun sequence genomic window:
- the COPS8 gene encoding COP9 signalosome complex subunit 8 isoform X1 gives MPVAVMAESAFSFKKLLDQCENQELEAPGGIATPPVYGQLLALYLLHNDMNNARYLWKRIPPAVKSANSELGGIWSVGQRIWQRDFPGIYTTINAHQWSETVQPIMEALRDATRRRAFALVSQAYTSIIADDFAAFVGLPVEEAVKGILEQGWQADSTTRMVMPKKPVAGALDVSLNRFTPLSEPAPVPPIPNEQQLARLTDYVAFLEN, from the exons ATGCCAGTGGCGGTGATGGCGGAAAGTGCCTTTAGTTTCAAAAAGTTGCTGGATCAGTGCGAGAACCAGGAGCTCGAG GCTCCAGGAGGAATTGCTACACCCCCAGTGTACGGCCAGCTTCTAGCTTTATATCTGCTCCATAATGACAT GAATAACGCAAGATACCTTTGGAAAAGAATACCGCCTGCTGTGAAGTCT GCAAATTCTGAACTTGGGGGAATTTGGTCAGTAGGACAGAGAATCTGGCAGAGGGATTTCCCCGGGATCTATACCACCATCAACGCGCACCAGTGGTCTGAGACGGTCCAGCCAATCATGGAGGCACTTAGAG ATGCAACCCGGAGACGCGCCTTCGCCCTGGTCTCGCAGGCCTACACCTCCATCATCGCCGACGACTTCGCAGCCTTTGTTGGGCTTCCTGTGGAGGAGGCTGTGAAAG GTATACTAGAGCAAGGTTGGCAAGCTGACTCCACCACAAGGATGGTCATGCCCAAGAAGCCAG TTGCAGGGGCCCTGGACGTCTCCTTGAACAGGTTTACTCCCCTGTCAG AGCCTGCCCCGGTTCCACCCATCCCCAACGAGCAGCAGTTAGCCAGACTGACCGACTACGTGGCTTTCCTCGAAAACTGA
- the COPS8 gene encoding COP9 signalosome complex subunit 8 isoform X2, protein MNNARYLWKRIPPAVKSANSELGGIWSVGQRIWQRDFPGIYTTINAHQWSETVQPIMEALRDATRRRAFALVSQAYTSIIADDFAAFVGLPVEEAVKGILEQGWQADSTTRMVMPKKPVAGALDVSLNRFTPLSEPAPVPPIPNEQQLARLTDYVAFLEN, encoded by the exons AT GAATAACGCAAGATACCTTTGGAAAAGAATACCGCCTGCTGTGAAGTCT GCAAATTCTGAACTTGGGGGAATTTGGTCAGTAGGACAGAGAATCTGGCAGAGGGATTTCCCCGGGATCTATACCACCATCAACGCGCACCAGTGGTCTGAGACGGTCCAGCCAATCATGGAGGCACTTAGAG ATGCAACCCGGAGACGCGCCTTCGCCCTGGTCTCGCAGGCCTACACCTCCATCATCGCCGACGACTTCGCAGCCTTTGTTGGGCTTCCTGTGGAGGAGGCTGTGAAAG GTATACTAGAGCAAGGTTGGCAAGCTGACTCCACCACAAGGATGGTCATGCCCAAGAAGCCAG TTGCAGGGGCCCTGGACGTCTCCTTGAACAGGTTTACTCCCCTGTCAG AGCCTGCCCCGGTTCCACCCATCCCCAACGAGCAGCAGTTAGCCAGACTGACCGACTACGTGGCTTTCCTCGAAAACTGA